One region of Quercus lobata isolate SW786 chromosome 2, ValleyOak3.0 Primary Assembly, whole genome shotgun sequence genomic DNA includes:
- the LOC115977274 gene encoding uncharacterized protein LOC115977274, with product MIDAEPTLTHMEPTCTEKLLSVPDNSDAFDTESMSSDASVDESLCSDASVDESLCSDGDVALQRNIQQIIHQHTDNVIKKWGNSEQWVLELQDGKRVVVPIQISLPSGAVDVGVDDSNQLAMVAGVALESKELNLELEKGIDVIVEVWVSDICSEDASQFADSSPPLNVDPLAFSLPLGAMDISDQPATLDVETLLGKDIYSEWFQDKFSGFDDFLGTSLKGLEEPATKFLMAVEAEIQQRVIKEKTDKAEKSSGRKGIRELRGLFSSVNYGLASSRRTSYGKDRALIVSQ from the coding sequence ATGATCGACGCTGAGCCTACTTTGACCCACATGGAACCGACGTGCACCGAGAAGCTTCTCTCAGTGCCCGACAACTCCGATGCCTTCGACACTGAGTCTATGTCCTCCGATGCTTCCGTGGATGAGTCCTTGTGCTCTGATGCTTCCGTGGATGAGTCCTTGTGCTCCGATGGTGATGTGGCTTTGCAACGTAACATCCAACAGATCATTCATCAGCACACAGACAATGTCATCAAGAAATGGGGGAATTCCGAGCAGTGGGTTCTTGAATTACAAGATGGGAAGAGGGTGGTAGTCCCAATTCAAATTTCTTTGCCATCGGGAGCAGTCGATGTCGGAGTGGATGACTCAAACCAGTTAGCGATGGTTGCGGGGGTGGCTTTAGAATCTAAGGAGCTTAATTTAGAACTGGAAAAAGGGATTGATGTTATTGTGGAGGTTTGGGTTTCAGATATTTGCTCTGAGGATGCCTCTCAGTTTGCTGATTCTTCGCCACCCCTCAATGTCGATCCTCTGGCTTTCTCTTTGCCTTTGGGTGCCATGGATATTTCTGATCAGCCAGCTACTCTGGATGTCGAGACTTTGCTGGGTAAGGACATTTACTCGGAATGGTTTCAGGATAAATTCAGTGGCTTTGATGACTTTCTTGGGACTTCCCTTAAAGGTTTGGAAGAGCCAGCAACCAAATTCCTGATGGCTGTTGAGGCTGAGATACAACAGAGggttattaaggaaaaaactGACAAAGCCGAGAAGAGCTCAGGGAGGAAAGGAATAAGGGAATTGAGGGGCTTATTTAGCTCTGTCAATTATGGTTTAGCTTCTTCAAGGCGCACTAGTTATGGTAAGGACAGAGCTCTTATTGTTTCCCAATGA
- the LOC115977271 gene encoding uncharacterized protein LOC115977271 has product MEFKFRAVDDRPPPPPPPPHPTAPSTSNYVSKQALRVSAGFSATSPRPNLEQIQNPNDTREAIVQRELEKARIREEIIAAEITRRRLLEVEVRRELMIEREMVLQRLSAEGRISFEYGLSMHTFDGGFAFPSCISAFDMFPMLPPPRLPEAMPVHVRPPSETNKDKLIVLAKPTPNISGAKRKAETASAGGTSELPPFGIKKRPKEEWSCAICQFSALSERALNEHLQGRKHKAKEAGLRAQRTGRSTSSTPSTKKTTMPSKQNPNNIQEATTQPRELDMFPELVASNVKPHSDVTKNKMVQFNQHLTNNPETRNRWLPRRKNEGPQQKSDLLWSARRENLSENERILKTAADRILNKHTPAEFDRLQDHPVYSGINSAETLVGTVTLIYNKAVTEPAYCPMYALLCSDLNQKLPSFPSDEPDGRNITVTRVLLNKCQETFEGVDELTKEIRRMTAPEQKMGRGVRERMLKRRFLGNIQLIGELMKQRIMVERIVHHVVQDLLGPADSKFQPNEENVEALCQLLITVGKQFDESPTSRCKNDVYFRQLNDMSTSMQLAPLLRFMIRDLLDLRANNWVARPEEVKAKNIPEKYSESQNLGDTSPGGFLPMTKTTARLNNLQRKTVYLVEEYFTVRLLDEALKCVKELNSPAYHPEVVKEAISLGLEKSPPCAEPVAKLLEYLFAEKVLADGDIELGCLLYGSMLDDVSLDVPKAPNGFGEIIGKLVLAGVLDFTVVNKVVMKVEDERLQKTISGAAVRLANSTPGQSVLESQASDDE; this is encoded by the exons ATGGAGTTCAAGTTTAGAGCTGTTGATGAccgaccaccaccaccaccaccacctcctcaTCCCACTGCTCCTTCCACCTCCAACTACGTCTCCAAACAAGCTTTGAGAG TATCGGCTGGATTTTCAGCCACCAGTCCAAGACCAAACTTGGAGCAAATTCAAAATCCTAATGACACCCGAGAAGCAATAGTACAGCGTGAGCTGGAGAAGGCGCGGATTAGAGAGGAAATAATTGCAGCCGAGATAACTCGGCGTAGACTGCTCGAAGTGGAGGTGAGGAGGGAGCTGATGATAGAGCGAGAGATGGTATTGCAGAGGCTCTCAGCTGAGGGCAGGATTTCGTTCGAGTATGGACTGTCAATGCACACATTTGACGGTGGCTTTGCATTTCCCAGTTGTATCAGTGCATTCGATATGTTTCCAATGCTGCCACCGCCGAGGTTACCGGAAGCTATGCCAGTCCATGTCAGGCCCCCATCGGAGACCAACAAGGATAAGTTGATTGTACTG GCTAAGCCCACTCCAAATATTTCTGGAGCAAAGCGGAAAGCTGAAACCGCATCTGCAGGGGGCACCAGTGAGCTCCCACCATTTGGTATAAAGAAGAGACCCAAGGAGGAGTGGAGTTGTGCTATCTGTCAGTTTAGTGCCTTGAGTGAGAGAGCTTTGAATGAACACCTTCAAGGTAGAAAGCACAAGGCCAAGGAAGCAGGGCTTAGAGCTCAGAGAACAGGCAGGAGTACCAGCTCTACACCATCGACAAAAAAAACTACAATGCCTTCAAagcaaaatccaaacaacatcCAAGAAGCAACAACGCAGCCGCGAGAGCTAGATATGTTTCCGGAATTAGTGGCATCTAATGTTAAGCCTCACTCGGATGTTACTAAGAATAAGATG gtACAATTTAATCAGCATTTGACAAATAATCCAGAGACCAGAAACCGATGGTTGCCTAGaagaaaaaat GAAGGACCTCAACAAAAATCTGACTTATTATGGTCAGCTAGAAGGGAAAATCTCTCTGAAAATGAACGTATCTTGAAAACAGCAGCAGATAG GATACTGAACAAGCATACCCCAGCTGAGTTTGATCGGCTACAGGATCACCCAGTTTACAGTGGAATTAATTCAGCTGAAACCTTAGTg GGGACTGTCACACTGATATATAACAAGGCTGTGACAGAACCTGCATATTGTCCCATGTACGCTCTCCTGTGTTCTGATCTTAATCAAAAGCTCCCGAGTTTCCCATCTGATGAACCTGATGGTAGAAACATAACTGTCACGCGAGTCCTATTGAATAAATGCCAGGAGACATTTGAGGGTGTTGATGAACTGACAAAAGAAATACGGCGTATGACTGCTCCAGAGCAAAAAATGGGCCGTGGGGTTAGAGAAAGAATGCTCAAGCGTCGTTTTCTTGGAAACATTCAGTTAATCGGAGAGCTCATGAAGCAGAGGATAATGGTTGAAAGGATTGTTCATCATGTTGTTCAG GATCTTCTTGGACCAGCTGATAGCAAGTTTCAACCCAATGAAGAAAATGTTGAAGCCTTATGCCAGTTATTAATCACTGTTGGTAAGCAGTTTGATGAGAGCCCAACATCACGCTGTAAAAATGATGTGTACTTTAGGCAGTTGAATGATATGAGCACCAGCATGCAACTGGCCCCACTACTGAGGTTCATGATTCGTGATCTGCTCGATTTGAGAGCAAACAATTGGGTTGCCAGGCCTGAAGAG gTAAAAGCCAAAAATATCCCTGAAAAATACTCAGAATCACAGAATCTAGGGGATACCAGCCCAGGTGGCTTCCTCCCCATGACCAAAACAACTGCAAGGTTGAATAATCTTCAGAGAAAAACAGTCTATCTTGTTGAGGAATATTTCACTGTCAGGCTTTTGGACGAAGCGCTTAAGTGTGTGAAGGAACTAAATTCTCCAGCTTACCACCCTGAGGTTGTCAAGGAAGCTATTTCCCTTGGACTAGAGAAAAGTCCACCATGTGCTGAACCAGTTGCGAAGCTTCTTGAGTATCTGTTTGCTGAGAAAGTTCTTGCAGATGGAGACATAGAGCTTGGATGTTTACTTTATGGCTCAATGTTGGATGATGTTAGTCTTGATGTACCCAAAGCACCAAATGGTTTTGGTGAAATTATTGGGAAACTAGTTTTGGCTGGGGTCTTGGATTTTACAGTGGTGAATAAGGTGGTTATGAAGGTGGAAGATGAGCGGTTGCAAAAAACTATATCTGGTGCAGCAGTGCGGCTTGCTAATTCCACTCCTGGACAGAGTGTTTTGGAATCACAAGCTTCTGATGATGAGTGA